In the Leptolyngbya sp. SIO1E4 genome, one interval contains:
- a CDS encoding extracellular solute-binding protein has product MPRKRSLYSNQFRRLGPTRRRFLQGSAAAIAGVTLANCRQNIADVQSEGETATAPEESSGDTGAEVLHVYTWADYTSDKLVEAFTEKTGIEVIVDIYDSNETMLAKMQAGGGDAYSILYPSDYMVQQMIELGLLTQIDKARIEGLDNIFDKWQDPVYDSGNTFSIPYAWGTTGLLYNKEAVSGTPEDWDYLWENQDALSRRMTLLDDVRETMGAVLKSLGYSYNSTDPAQLEEAYNRLAELKPAIASFMSFGYEDALFGGDLAIVMAYSVDAIAATLEDERMEYFVPRSGSSVWTDTMVIPPNAPNVDAAYQWINFNLDPAISQMNTETLFNATPNKVAFENLSDELKANTDLFPPQEILDSCEGIAPVGEATALYDEYWTRITSA; this is encoded by the coding sequence GTGCCACGTAAGCGATCGCTCTATTCGAATCAGTTCCGTCGGTTAGGCCCCACTCGGCGGCGCTTTTTGCAAGGATCCGCAGCCGCGATCGCAGGGGTGACGCTGGCAAACTGCCGCCAAAATATTGCCGATGTACAGTCTGAAGGCGAAACGGCCACTGCTCCTGAAGAGAGCAGTGGTGATACAGGGGCCGAGGTCTTGCATGTTTACACTTGGGCAGACTACACCAGCGACAAACTGGTGGAGGCATTTACCGAGAAGACCGGGATTGAGGTGATTGTCGATATTTATGATTCTAACGAGACGATGCTGGCCAAAATGCAGGCCGGAGGGGGCGATGCCTATAGCATCCTCTATCCGTCTGACTACATGGTGCAGCAGATGATTGAACTGGGGCTGCTCACCCAGATTGATAAGGCTCGCATCGAAGGGTTGGACAATATCTTCGACAAATGGCAAGACCCGGTATATGACTCTGGCAACACTTTCAGCATTCCTTATGCCTGGGGCACCACTGGGCTGCTCTATAACAAGGAAGCTGTTTCGGGCACCCCAGAAGACTGGGATTACCTCTGGGAGAACCAGGATGCCTTGTCTCGCCGCATGACCCTGCTGGATGACGTCCGCGAAACGATGGGAGCGGTTCTAAAATCCCTTGGCTATTCCTACAATTCCACCGATCCGGCCCAGCTAGAGGAAGCCTACAACCGGTTGGCAGAACTCAAACCTGCGATCGCCTCCTTTATGTCCTTCGGTTACGAAGATGCGCTCTTTGGGGGTGACCTGGCCATCGTCATGGCCTACTCAGTAGATGCGATCGCCGCTACCCTGGAGGACGAGCGCATGGAGTACTTCGTACCCAGGAGTGGGTCTTCGGTCTGGACAGACACTATGGTGATTCCCCCGAATGCCCCCAACGTAGATGCGGCCTATCAGTGGATTAATTTCAACTTAGACCCCGCTATCTCGCAAATGAACACTGAGACGTTGTTCAATGCCACCCCAAACAAAGTGGCCTTTGAGAACCTCTCCGATGAGCTGAAGGCCAACACCGATCTCTTCCCTCCCCAAGAAATTTTGGATAGTTGCGAAGGGATTGCGCCCGTGGGCGAGGCTACGGCCCTCTATGACGAATATTGGACTCGGATCACCAGCGCCTAG
- a CDS encoding ABC transporter permease has protein sequence MSASLSPDDPPGALKTRFQDRLRALIGPVALLGPSGLWLVLFLVLPTLLILDISLVPGLRPGEGGGAYGWGNYSQVFNPFDPAFDPVYLQVVGRSLSYATGTTMACLLLGFPVAYWLAIMAPQRWRSFLVVAFILPLWTSSLLRAYAWISILRPTGLLNTFLGWLSGLIPGLQLPTQDWLYTATAVLIGLTYSFLPYMVLILYASLEKLDPSLLEASADLGANPRQTFWKVTVPQTLPGIAAGCLLVFITSMGDFVVPTLLGGASSTTISRLIYNQFLGITRNWGLGSALSMVLILAVSLAIALLLKYGDRNSVSET, from the coding sequence ATGTCCGCTTCTCTGTCACCTGATGACCCCCCTGGGGCGCTTAAAACCCGGTTTCAAGATCGCTTACGGGCCTTAATTGGCCCTGTGGCGCTGCTGGGGCCGTCTGGCCTGTGGCTGGTGCTATTTTTGGTGTTGCCGACCCTGCTGATTTTAGACATCAGCCTGGTGCCGGGGCTGCGCCCTGGTGAGGGTGGGGGTGCCTATGGATGGGGCAACTATTCTCAGGTTTTTAACCCCTTTGATCCGGCCTTTGACCCTGTTTATCTGCAGGTTGTTGGGCGATCGCTATCCTATGCCACGGGTACCACCATGGCGTGTTTATTGCTGGGCTTCCCGGTGGCCTATTGGTTAGCCATCATGGCGCCCCAGCGTTGGCGCAGCTTTCTGGTGGTGGCGTTTATTTTGCCCCTGTGGACGTCTTCGCTGCTGCGGGCCTATGCCTGGATCAGCATTTTGCGACCGACGGGCTTACTCAACACCTTTTTGGGATGGTTAAGTGGTCTAATACCGGGCCTGCAGCTACCTACCCAAGACTGGTTATACACGGCCACAGCGGTCTTGATTGGGCTCACGTACAGCTTTCTGCCCTATATGGTGCTGATTCTCTATGCCTCTTTAGAGAAGCTGGATCCTTCTCTGCTGGAGGCGTCTGCAGATTTGGGCGCTAACCCACGCCAAACCTTTTGGAAGGTGACCGTTCCCCAAACCCTGCCGGGAATTGCGGCAGGCTGTCTGCTGGTGTTCATCACCAGTATGGGAGACTTTGTGGTGCCGACCCTGTTAGGGGGGGCCTCTAGCACTACCATTTCGCGGCTAATTTATAACCAGTTTCTTGGGATTACGCGCAACTGGGGGCTGGGCTCGGCCTTGAGTATGGTGCTGATTTTGGCGGTGAGTTTGGCGATCGCCCTACTGCTGAAATATGGCGATCGCAATTCGGTGTCCGAAACCTAG
- a CDS encoding ABC transporter permease, giving the protein MPKGFLTAFEGLRALNQRLPWQGWLTVVLYGFMYGPILVLAVYSFNDSRRYTSVWRGFSLRWYEALFQDTRIFRALQDTLFIAVMAVGISAVVGTLMAIGLSKYFFPGKGLYRGVSYLPLIIPDISIGVATLVFLASMAIPLSIWTVIAAHMVFCLAYIAVVVSSRLGSLDPHLEEAALDLGATPTQALIKVLLPQLMPAIVSGCLLAFVLSIDDLLISSFTAGGGANPLPIEIFSRIRNGVKPDMNALSVLLILASGMIAALAEYLRYRGSTSQR; this is encoded by the coding sequence ATGCCCAAAGGCTTTCTGACGGCCTTTGAAGGGCTGCGTGCTCTCAACCAACGGTTGCCCTGGCAGGGATGGCTCACCGTGGTTCTGTACGGCTTTATGTACGGCCCCATCCTGGTGCTTGCGGTTTATAGTTTTAACGACTCCAGGCGCTATACCTCTGTTTGGCGAGGCTTCAGCCTGCGCTGGTATGAAGCGCTGTTTCAAGACACGCGCATTTTTCGGGCCCTGCAAGATACGCTGTTCATTGCTGTGATGGCGGTGGGTATTTCAGCGGTTGTAGGCACACTGATGGCGATCGGGCTGTCTAAATATTTTTTCCCAGGCAAAGGGCTCTATCGTGGGGTTTCTTACCTGCCGCTGATCATCCCTGATATTTCGATCGGGGTCGCCACGCTGGTATTTTTGGCCTCTATGGCGATTCCTCTGAGCATCTGGACGGTTATCGCGGCCCATATGGTGTTTTGCCTGGCCTATATTGCTGTGGTGGTCTCTAGTCGCCTGGGCAGTCTAGATCCCCACCTGGAAGAAGCCGCGCTAGATTTAGGGGCCACCCCGACCCAAGCCTTAATTAAAGTGCTGCTGCCTCAACTCATGCCCGCGATCGTGTCGGGCTGTCTGCTGGCTTTTGTGCTCAGCATTGATGACCTGCTGATTTCTAGCTTCACCGCTGGCGGCGGTGCTAACCCCCTGCCGATAGAAATTTTCAGCCGCATTCGTAACGGCGTTAAACCTGATATGAATGCCCTGAGCGTATTGTTGATTCTGGCATCGGGCATGATCGCCGCCCTGGCCGAGTATTTGCGATATCGCGGCTCCACCAGCCAGCGCTGA
- a CDS encoding DNA-3-methyladenine glycosylase — MLHIEADWLSRPSPDVAPDLVGCTLVRQFPDGTLYRGLIVETEAYAPDDPACHAYRRRTARNEVMFGSAGACYVYLIYGMYHCINVVTDADSVPSAVLIRALQLETIPPWIEPKQQAKSQRVAAGPGKLCRALKIDLSLNGALLQPGQPFWLEPRSSTFQQALDTGDKGLVQTTRIGLTRGTELPWRWYLADCPAVSKK, encoded by the coding sequence ATGCTGCATATTGAGGCTGACTGGCTGAGTCGCCCCTCCCCAGACGTTGCCCCTGACCTGGTAGGCTGTACCCTGGTCAGGCAGTTTCCAGATGGGACTCTTTACCGGGGTCTCATTGTAGAGACAGAAGCCTATGCCCCAGACGACCCGGCTTGCCATGCTTACCGTCGCCGCACAGCGCGTAATGAAGTGATGTTTGGGTCAGCAGGGGCCTGCTATGTCTACCTAATTTACGGCATGTACCACTGCATTAACGTTGTCACAGATGCAGACTCTGTTCCCAGCGCAGTTCTCATTCGAGCGCTGCAGCTAGAGACGATTCCCCCCTGGATAGAGCCTAAGCAGCAGGCCAAGTCCCAACGGGTCGCAGCCGGGCCGGGTAAGCTCTGCCGAGCCCTGAAAATTGACTTGTCCTTAAACGGGGCATTGTTGCAACCTGGGCAGCCTTTCTGGCTAGAGCCCCGAAGCTCGACTTTTCAGCAGGCTTTAGACACGGGTGATAAGGGGCTCGTGCAGACGACACGCATTGGGCTCACACGGGGGACAGAGCTGCCCTGGCGCTGGTACTTAGCGGATTGTCCAGCCGTTTCTAAAAAATAG
- a CDS encoding aspartate carbamoyltransferase catalytic subunit — MAENAWNHRHILSLARFTPADYETVMRTAASFQEVLSRRNKKVPTLQGRVVTNLFFEPSTRTRSSFELAAKRLSADVLNFAPGSSSLTKGETILDTAKTYLAMGADLMIIRHGATGVPHAIATELDRLKTGVGVLNAGDGQHEHPSQALLDLFTLCRVLDPDNPGIESLRGKKIAIVGDIVHSRVARSNLWSLTACGAEVHLAGPPTLLPPRFTEAFQRSPVDPPHLSRQMFQHTDLNVALTEADFVMTLRLQRERMTQHLLPSLREYHQQFGITLERLQVCQPTVKILHPAPVNRGVELSSELMDDPNRSLISQQVTSGVAVRMALLYLLGTRGRDAAAVDG, encoded by the coding sequence GTGGCTGAGAACGCCTGGAATCACCGTCACATTCTCTCGTTGGCTCGATTTACCCCAGCGGATTACGAAACCGTGATGCGCACGGCAGCGAGCTTTCAAGAGGTGCTCTCCCGCCGCAATAAAAAGGTTCCGACGCTGCAAGGCCGAGTCGTCACCAATCTGTTTTTTGAACCTTCGACCCGTACCCGCAGTAGCTTTGAGCTGGCCGCCAAACGCCTCTCGGCAGATGTGCTCAACTTTGCCCCCGGCAGTTCTTCGCTGACCAAAGGGGAAACCATTTTGGACACGGCTAAAACCTACCTGGCCATGGGGGCCGATTTGATGATCATTCGCCATGGGGCCACGGGGGTGCCCCACGCGATCGCCACCGAATTGGATCGGCTGAAAACCGGGGTTGGGGTGTTGAACGCAGGGGACGGGCAACATGAGCATCCATCTCAAGCACTCCTAGATCTCTTCACCCTCTGTCGCGTCCTTGATCCGGATAATCCCGGAATTGAATCACTCCGAGGCAAGAAGATCGCGATCGTGGGGGACATTGTGCATTCACGGGTGGCGCGCTCTAACCTCTGGAGTCTCACCGCCTGCGGGGCTGAAGTTCATCTGGCAGGGCCGCCCACGCTGCTGCCTCCAAGGTTTACCGAAGCGTTTCAGCGATCACCGGTAGATCCCCCCCATCTGTCTCGGCAAATGTTTCAGCACACTGATCTCAACGTGGCCCTGACAGAGGCTGACTTTGTCATGACCTTGCGCCTGCAGCGAGAGCGCATGACCCAACATCTGCTTCCCAGCCTGCGAGAATATCATCAACAGTTTGGCATCACCTTGGAGCGGCTCCAGGTCTGCCAGCCGACGGTCAAAATTTTGCATCCGGCCCCGGTGAATCGCGGGGTGGAGCTGAGTTCAGAGCTGATGGATGATCCGAATCGCAGCCTTATTAGCCAGCAGGTGACCAGCGGAGTCGCGGTGAGGATGGCTTTACTATATTTGTTAGGTACCCGTGGTCGGGACGCCGCTGCCGTTGATGGATAA
- a CDS encoding molybdenum cofactor biosynthesis protein MoaE, whose protein sequence is MVLNSTLPFAPDTPTTEGDHFAITFAPLSLDVVYRQADESRNGAVVVMSGMVRDNTDGRPVAFLEYQAYEPMALEVFKQIAAQIRQTWADITRVVIHHRTGKLTVGDISVLIAVGCPHRGEAFAACQFAIDTLKHNAPIWKKEWYCEQDGTLSSSWVSIGACEEE, encoded by the coding sequence GTGGTTCTAAATTCAACGTTACCCTTTGCCCCTGATACCCCCACAACTGAGGGAGATCACTTTGCCATCACCTTTGCACCGTTATCTCTGGATGTGGTGTATCGCCAGGCAGATGAGTCTCGCAATGGTGCGGTTGTGGTAATGAGTGGCATGGTGCGCGACAACACCGACGGTCGCCCCGTCGCCTTTCTGGAATACCAGGCCTATGAACCCATGGCGCTGGAGGTATTTAAGCAAATTGCGGCCCAAATTCGTCAAACCTGGGCAGATATCACCCGCGTCGTGATTCACCATCGCACGGGCAAGTTGACGGTGGGGGACATTAGCGTGTTGATAGCGGTGGGCTGCCCTCACCGGGGCGAGGCGTTTGCGGCGTGTCAGTTCGCGATCGACACGCTTAAGCACAATGCTCCGATTTGGAAAAAGGAGTGGTATTGCGAGCAAGATGGTACCCTCAGCAGTAGCTGGGTAAGCATCGGTGCTTGTGAAGAGGAATAG
- a CDS encoding recombinase family protein, with protein sequence MSSIVGYCRVSNREQSDNSSALEQQIARVREAGAEEVLIDVESGRSSREDDRTEFQRLMKLVEQQRLEKVIVTRLDRLSRSLPTLRRILDTFQESEVVLVALDNAVDMSTAAGKFHLNMLGALAEMESDHLSERIRHGHAHFRKQKKACHAPFGYVVEGFKLLVDRTKFICLIETQAEFSKADLSRWLIDTYISVQSLGGTIRKFNEVYGFPVFYSSSAFRRWIMSPILRGHLVYHPKSTNPEIHHNEHEPIMMESEHQDIKQIMEFNSKVGGFGYSRGRYALTGLVKCDCCSKGCVVANGAGGKYKYFLCARSRTKACECFKGVRMEVLEKAVIEASSFMLLSLKAHCALNFARRVWGTRWS encoded by the coding sequence GTGTCGTCGATAGTTGGTTATTGTCGCGTCAGTAATCGAGAACAAAGTGACAATAGCTCTGCTCTGGAGCAACAGATAGCCCGTGTCAGGGAAGCCGGTGCAGAGGAAGTCCTGATTGATGTAGAGTCTGGTCGTTCTAGTCGAGAAGATGACAGAACCGAGTTTCAAAGGCTTATGAAGCTGGTAGAACAGCAGCGGCTAGAAAAGGTTATCGTCACTCGGTTAGATCGATTAAGCCGATCTCTGCCCACACTCAGAAGGATCTTAGATACCTTTCAAGAATCTGAGGTTGTACTAGTCGCACTCGATAACGCAGTAGATATGTCCACTGCTGCGGGAAAATTTCACCTCAATATGTTGGGCGCTTTGGCCGAAATGGAGAGCGATCACTTATCTGAGCGTATCCGGCATGGCCATGCCCATTTCAGAAAGCAAAAAAAGGCTTGCCATGCTCCCTTTGGGTACGTAGTAGAGGGCTTCAAGTTGTTGGTTGATCGCACCAAATTTATTTGCCTGATTGAAACACAAGCAGAATTCTCCAAAGCTGATTTATCACGCTGGCTAATTGATACTTACATTAGTGTCCAGAGCCTTGGAGGTACTATTCGTAAGTTCAATGAAGTTTATGGGTTTCCTGTATTCTATTCATCCAGCGCTTTTAGACGTTGGATAATGAGCCCCATCTTACGCGGACATTTGGTCTACCATCCAAAGTCAACCAATCCAGAGATCCACCATAATGAGCATGAGCCAATCATGATGGAATCGGAGCACCAAGACATCAAGCAAATTATGGAATTTAATTCCAAAGTCGGTGGTTTTGGTTATTCTCGTGGTCGTTATGCGCTTACAGGGTTAGTTAAGTGTGACTGTTGCAGTAAAGGCTGCGTAGTTGCCAATGGCGCTGGGGGCAAGTACAAGTATTTTTTGTGCGCTCGCAGCCGTACTAAGGCTTGTGAATGCTTTAAAGGGGTGCGGATGGAGGTTTTAGAGAAAGCAGTTATTGAAGCATCTTCGTTCATGCTCTTGTCTCTCAAGGCACACTGCGCTTTGAATTTTGCTCGCAGGGTATGGGGCACACGCTGGTCCTAG
- a CDS encoding DEAD/DEAH box helicase family protein, with protein sequence MTDRFFDAPILNSPYEYPAKHWELDESRQPTGEDLPNRRPADFITPIPKPRKRRQSQDAVQQTLALFDTEGISDDAQTYDLSLYINSVRDKVNAWRQLPDPKAWKVNPTTEKLLQHWRHYPFQGIRPFFCQVEAVETAIWLAEVAPKSGKKEKAFLQHLDEVNEDANPDLFRICLKLATGAGKTTVMAMLIAWQTLNAARHPGSNKFTKDFLIVTPGITIRDRLRVLQPNDPDSYYASRELVPSDMLMDLQRAKIVITNYHSFKLREKTQISKGGRALVEGRDGKLDTLETEGEMIRRVMSGLTKNVLVINDEAHHCYREKPGEAEETDLKGDDKDEAKKNAEAARLWISGIEAVKRQLGVLNVYDLSATPFFLRGSGYAEGTLFPWTVSDFSLMDAIECGIVKLPRVPVADNVPGGEMPKFRNLWEHIGKRMPKKGRGKAQGLDPLNLPVELETALEALYGHYVKTFELWQEQQIPVPPVFIVVCNNTASSKVIYDYISGFFRLNEEGEETSYNKGRLELFRNYDEHGNRLSRPRTLLIDSEQLESGDALDKNFRAIASDEIDRFRRELVQRSGDIRDGENLSDEALLREVMNTVGKEGRLGESIRCVVSVSMLTEGWDTNTVTHVLGVRAFGTQLLCEQVIGRALRRYSYDLNEEGLFNVEYADVFGIPFDFTAKPVVVRQKPPKRTVNVKAVRPERDHLEITFPRVEGYRVELPDTHLEAEFTEDSVLELTPALVGATQTQNSGIIGEAVDMNVKHLAEVRQSTVLYELTRHLIFNKYRDPGEEPKINLFGQLKRIAKQWMKQCLVCKGDTFPAQLMYREIADMACDRIKAAITEATIGEKPIKAILDAYNPTGSSAHVNFNTSKNTLWDASMRHCHVNWVVCDSDWEAELCRVVERHPRVRAYVKNQGLGFEVPYLYGSTPRKYIPDFIVKVDDGHGPDDLLNLIVEIKGYRGEDSKDKASTMRNYWVPGVNNLGTYGRWAFSEFKEVYQIQTDFEALVEAEFEEIIVQAISQQVVEVA encoded by the coding sequence ATGACTGACCGATTTTTCGATGCCCCCATTCTCAACTCTCCTTACGAATATCCTGCAAAGCATTGGGAATTGGACGAATCCCGACAGCCGACAGGAGAGGACCTCCCTAACCGTCGCCCCGCTGACTTCATAACCCCGATTCCTAAGCCCCGGAAGCGGCGGCAGTCTCAGGATGCGGTGCAGCAGACCTTAGCTCTATTTGATACCGAGGGCATCTCTGATGACGCTCAGACTTATGACTTATCCCTTTACATCAACAGCGTTCGAGACAAGGTAAACGCTTGGCGGCAGTTGCCTGACCCCAAAGCCTGGAAGGTCAATCCCACTACGGAAAAGCTGCTTCAGCACTGGCGGCATTATCCGTTTCAAGGCATCCGGCCTTTCTTCTGCCAAGTAGAGGCGGTGGAGACGGCGATTTGGCTGGCAGAAGTTGCTCCCAAGAGCGGCAAGAAGGAGAAGGCGTTTCTTCAGCATCTAGATGAGGTGAATGAGGATGCCAACCCAGATCTGTTTCGCATCTGCCTGAAGCTGGCAACAGGGGCTGGGAAAACTACGGTGATGGCGATGCTGATCGCGTGGCAAACGCTCAATGCAGCAAGACATCCCGGCAGCAATAAGTTCACCAAAGACTTTTTGATTGTGACCCCTGGCATCACCATCCGAGATCGCCTACGAGTGCTCCAGCCTAATGATCCGGATAGCTATTATGCCAGCCGAGAACTGGTGCCCAGCGACATGCTGATGGACTTGCAGCGGGCCAAAATAGTCATCACCAATTATCACTCTTTCAAGCTCCGGGAGAAGACACAGATTTCTAAGGGTGGCCGCGCCTTGGTGGAAGGTCGAGATGGCAAGCTCGACACCCTAGAGACAGAAGGGGAGATGATCCGGCGAGTGATGTCGGGGCTGACCAAAAATGTCCTGGTCATTAACGATGAGGCTCATCACTGCTATCGAGAGAAACCAGGTGAGGCAGAGGAAACTGACCTCAAAGGGGACGATAAGGACGAGGCTAAGAAGAACGCGGAAGCGGCCCGGTTGTGGATCTCTGGTATTGAAGCGGTGAAGCGCCAGTTAGGTGTCCTTAATGTCTATGACCTGTCGGCCACCCCGTTTTTCCTCAGAGGTTCAGGCTATGCCGAGGGGACGCTATTTCCCTGGACGGTCAGTGACTTTTCCTTAATGGATGCGATCGAATGCGGCATCGTCAAGCTACCTCGAGTGCCGGTGGCCGACAACGTGCCAGGGGGTGAGATGCCCAAGTTCCGTAATCTGTGGGAGCACATTGGCAAACGGATGCCCAAGAAGGGCCGGGGCAAAGCCCAGGGTCTCGACCCACTGAACCTGCCGGTGGAACTAGAAACGGCTCTAGAAGCGCTCTATGGGCACTATGTCAAAACCTTTGAGCTATGGCAGGAGCAGCAGATTCCGGTACCTCCAGTCTTCATCGTGGTGTGCAATAACACGGCTTCATCAAAGGTCATCTATGACTACATCTCGGGATTCTTTCGGCTGAACGAGGAAGGCGAAGAGACTTCCTACAACAAAGGACGATTAGAGCTGTTCCGTAACTACGATGAGCACGGCAACCGCCTCTCTCGTCCCCGCACACTACTCATCGACAGTGAGCAGTTGGAATCAGGCGATGCGTTGGACAAAAATTTTCGGGCGATCGCATCGGACGAAATTGATCGCTTCCGCCGCGAGCTGGTGCAGCGTAGCGGCGATATTCGGGACGGCGAAAACCTCAGCGACGAGGCGTTGCTGAGGGAGGTGATGAACACCGTCGGCAAGGAAGGCCGTCTGGGAGAGTCGATCCGCTGTGTGGTCTCGGTGTCGATGCTGACGGAGGGCTGGGATACCAACACGGTGACCCATGTGCTGGGGGTGCGAGCCTTTGGCACCCAGTTGCTCTGCGAGCAGGTGATTGGTCGTGCCTTACGTCGTTACTCCTACGACCTGAACGAGGAAGGCTTATTCAATGTGGAGTACGCCGATGTCTTTGGCATTCCCTTTGACTTCACGGCGAAACCGGTAGTGGTGAGGCAGAAGCCCCCGAAGCGGACAGTGAATGTCAAAGCGGTGCGACCGGAGCGGGACCATCTGGAAATTACCTTTCCCCGTGTGGAAGGCTACCGGGTGGAATTGCCTGATACCCACCTAGAGGCTGAGTTTACGGAGGATTCGGTGCTGGAGCTTACCCCAGCGCTGGTGGGGGCGACGCAAACTCAAAACTCCGGCATCATCGGTGAAGCCGTGGACATGAATGTGAAGCACCTGGCTGAAGTCCGTCAGTCCACCGTCCTCTATGAACTGACTCGCCATTTGATTTTTAACAAGTATCGAGATCCAGGAGAGGAGCCGAAGATCAACCTGTTCGGTCAACTGAAGCGGATTGCCAAGCAGTGGATGAAGCAGTGTCTGGTCTGTAAGGGCGATACCTTCCCAGCGCAGTTAATGTATCGGGAGATTGCCGACATGGCCTGCGATCGCATCAAGGCCGCCATTACCGAAGCCACCATCGGCGAGAAGCCTATCAAGGCGATTTTAGACGCCTACAATCCCACGGGGAGTTCGGCCCACGTCAATTTCAACACCTCTAAGAACACCCTTTGGGATGCCAGTATGCGGCACTGCCATGTGAACTGGGTGGTGTGCGACAGCGACTGGGAAGCGGAGTTGTGTCGGGTGGTGGAACGGCATCCCCGCGTCAGAGCCTATGTGAAGAATCAAGGCTTGGGCTTTGAGGTGCCCTATCTCTACGGCTCCACCCCCCGCAAGTACATCCCGGATTTCATTGTGAAGGTAGATGACGGCCACGGGCCGGATGACCTGCTGAACCTAATTGTCGAGATCAAAGGCTATCGCGGCGAAGACTCGAAGGACAAAGCCAGCACCATGCGGAACTATTGGGTGCCAGGGGTGAATAACCTGGGCACCTATGGGCGCTGGGCCTTTTCAGAGTTCAAAGAGGTTTACCAGATTCAGACGGACTTTGAAGCATTAGTAGAAGCAGAGTTTGAGGAGATTATCGTTCAAGCCATCAGCCAGCAAGTAGTAGAGGTTGCATAA